The Amaranthus tricolor cultivar Red isolate AtriRed21 chromosome 6, ASM2621246v1, whole genome shotgun sequence genome has a segment encoding these proteins:
- the LOC130814435 gene encoding sucrose synthase, with product MAGRLTRVPSLKERLDETLTAQRNEILSFLSRIASHGKGILQPHQLLSEFDAVSDKHKLSDGPFGEVLRHTQEVIVLPPWITLAVRPRPGVWEYIRVNVDALAVEELTSSEFLHVKEELVDGSVNGNFVLELDFEPFTASFPRPTLSKSIGNGVEFLNRHLSAKMFHDKESMKPLLDFLRMHHYKGKTMMLNDRIQNLDSLQGVLRKAEEFLTTLPADTPYSEFDHKFQEIGLERGWGDTAERVLDMIQLLLDLLEAPDSCTLEKFLGRIPMVFNVVILSPHGYFAQANVLGYPDTGGQVVYILDQVRALENEMLQRIKQQGLDIVPRILIVSRLLPDAVGTTCGQRLEKVFGTEHSHILRVPFRTEKGIVRRWISRFEVWPYLETYTEDVANEIAGELQAKPDLIIGNYSDGNIVASLLAHKLGVTQCTIAHALEKTKYPNSDIYWKSFEEKYHFSCQFTADLIAMNHTDFIITSTFQEIAGNKDTVGQYESHMAFTLPGLYRVVHGIDVFDPKFNIVSPGADQSIYFPYTEEKKRLTALHPEIEELLYSEAQNEEHICVLKDQSKPIIFSMARLDRVKNMTGLVEWYGKNEKLRELVNLVVVAGDRRKESKDIEEKEEMKKMYGLIEQYNLNGQFRWISAQMNRVRNGELYRYIADTKGAFVQPAYYEAFGLTVVESMTCGLPTFATCHGGPAEIIVHGKSGFHIDPYHGDKAADLLVDFFEKSKADPTHWETISKGGLKRIEEKYTWQIYSDRLLTLAGVYGFWKYVSNLDRREARRYLEMFYALKYKKLAESVPLAIEE from the exons atggcCGGTCGTTTAACCCGAGTTCCTAGTCTTAAGGAGCGTTTGGATGAAACTCTTACTGCTCAACGCAATGAAATTCTCTCCTTCTTGTCTAG gattgCAAGTCATGGAAAGGGGATTTTACAACCCCACCAATTATTATCAGAATTTGATGCTGTTTCTGACAAACATAAGCTATCTGATGGCCCTTTTGGTGAAGTTCTAAGACACACCCAA GAAGTAATTGTGTTGCCTCCATGGATCACCCTTGCTGTACGTCCGAGACCTGGTGTATGGGAATACATCCGTGTCAATGTCGATGCGCTCGCCGTTGAAGAATTGACCTCCTCTGAGTTCCTTCATGTCAAGGAGGAATTGGTTGATGGCAGTGTGAATGGTAACTTTGTGCTTGAGCTCGATTTTGAGCCGTTTACCGCCTCGTTTCCCCGCCCTACCCTCTCCAAGTCAATTGGAAATGGGGTTGAGTTCCTTAATAGACACCTTTCTGCTAAGATGTTCCATGACAAGGAAAGTATGAAACCCCTTTTGGATTTCCTTAGGATGCACCATTACAAGGGCAAG ACCATGATGCTGAATGACAGGATCCAAAATCTCGATTCACTCCAAGGTGTTCTAAGAAAGGCAGAGGAGTTCCTAACAACACTTCCTGCTGATACACCGTACTCAGAGTTTGATCACAAGTTTCAGGAAATCGGCTTGGAAAGAGGTTGGGGTGACACCGCTGAGCGAGTGCTGGACATGATTCAGCTACTTCTTGACCTTCTAGAGGCTCCCGATTCTTGCACCCTCGAGAAATTCCTTGGAAGGATTCCCATGGTTTTCAATGTTGTGATCCTCTCACCTCACGGTTACTTTGCTCAAGCAAATGTTCTCGGCTACCCTGACACTGGTGGTCAG GTTGTGTATATCCTTGATCAAGTTCGCGCTTTGGAGAATGAGATGCTTCAACGTATCAAGCAGCAAGGACTTGATATCGTCCCACGTATCCTTATTGTATCTCGTTTACTCCCTGATGCAGTGGGGACCACCTGCGGCCAGCGTCTTGAAAAGGTGTTTGGTACTGAACACTCGCACATTCTTCGTGTACCCTTCAGAACCGAGAAGGGTATTGTCAGAAGATGGATTTCCCGATTTGAAGTCTGGCCTTACCTTGAGACGTACACTGAG GATGTTGCAAACGAAATTGCTGGAGAGCTACAGGCTAAGCCTGATCTTATTATCGGAAACTACAGTGACGGAAACATTGTTGCCTCTTTGTTGGCCCACAAACTTGGAGTTACGCAGTGTACAATTGCGCACGCTCTTGAAAAGACCAAGTACCCGAATTCAGATATATACTGGAAGTCATTTGAGGAGAAGTACCACTTCTCTTGCCAGTTTACTGCTGATCTCATTGCTATGAACCACACCGACTTTATCATTACCAGTACATTCCAAGAGATCGCTGGAAA CAAGGACACTGTTGGACAGTACGAGAGTCACATGGCTTTCACACTTCCTGGCCTCTACCGTGTTGTTCATGGAATCGATGTCTTTGACCCTAAATTCAACATCGTATCGCCTGGAGCTGATCAGTCTATCTACTTCCCTTACACCGAAGAGAAGAAAAGACTCACAGCTCTCCACCCAGAAATCGAAGAGCTTCTGTATAGTGAAGCCCAAAATGAAGAACACAT ATGTGTTCTCAAAGACCAAAGCAAGCCAATTATATTTTCCATGGCAAGGTTAGACCGAGTCAAAAACATGACTGGCCTTGTCGAGTGGTACGGTAAAAACGAGAAACTCCGTGAGCTAGTGAATCTTGTGGTAGTTGCTGGTGACAGGAGGAAGGAATCCAAGGACATCGAAGAGAAGGAAGAAATGAAGAAAATGTACGGGCTTATCGAGCAGTACAACTTGAATGGGCAGTTCAGGTGGATCTCAGCACAAATGAACAGAGTGAGGAATGGTGAGCTCTACAGGTACATTGCCGACACCAAAGGAGCATTTGTGCAGCCCGCTTACTATGAGGCTTTCGGGCTCACAGTTGTTGAATCCATGACCTGTGGACTACCTACATTCGCTACTTGCCATGGTGGGCCTGCTGAGATCATTGTCCATGGAAAATCCGGTTTTCACATTGATCCGTACCATGGAGACAAGGCTGCAGATCTCCTCGTCGATTTCTTCGAGAAGTCCAAGGCTGATCCTACTCACTGGGAGACTATTTCTAAGGGTGGATTGAAACGAATCGAGGAgaa ATATACATGGCAGATTTACTCAGATAGGCTCCTCACTCTTGCTGGTGTATATGGTTTCTGGAAATATGTCTCAAACCTTGACCGTCGTGAGGCTCGTCGTTACCTTGAAATGTTCTACGCCTTGAAGTACAAGAAGCTT GCTGAGTCGGTACCTTTGGCGATTGAGGAGTAA